In the genome of Pseudarthrobacter sp. IC2-21, one region contains:
- the ftsX gene encoding permease-like cell division protein FtsX, with product MRLAFILGEIGSGLRRNVSMVVSVILVTFVSLTFVGAAGMLQLQINQMKGYWYDKVQVAIFLCSDGSTAAGCATGPVTPEQQENLQTLLKSPAVAQYVNDFQFESKEEAYKHFKDQFSNSPIVDSVTPDQLPASFRINMKDPEKYQIISETFSSQPGVETVIDQRQLLERLFSAMNAASLVAVSIAGVMIVCAILLIATTIRLSAFSRRRETGIMRLVGASKMVIQLPFILEGVIAAVIGAALASGTLWAVAHFFLGEYLSKQYPDTAFISPGQTLILAPALLILGGSLAGISSLLTLRRYLKV from the coding sequence ATGAGGCTGGCCTTTATCCTCGGCGAAATCGGCAGCGGCCTGCGCCGCAACGTCTCCATGGTGGTCTCAGTCATCCTGGTCACCTTCGTGTCCCTGACATTTGTGGGTGCCGCCGGCATGCTGCAGCTGCAGATCAACCAGATGAAGGGCTACTGGTACGACAAAGTCCAGGTGGCAATTTTCCTCTGCAGTGACGGTTCGACGGCGGCCGGTTGCGCTACAGGGCCCGTCACCCCCGAGCAGCAGGAAAACCTGCAGACCCTGCTGAAATCACCCGCGGTTGCCCAGTACGTCAACGACTTCCAGTTCGAGTCCAAGGAAGAGGCCTACAAGCACTTCAAGGACCAGTTCTCCAACTCACCGATCGTTGATTCGGTCACGCCGGACCAGCTTCCGGCTTCCTTCCGGATCAACATGAAGGATCCGGAGAAGTATCAGATCATCAGCGAGACCTTCTCCTCTCAGCCGGGCGTCGAAACGGTCATCGACCAGCGACAGCTGCTGGAGAGGCTGTTTTCAGCGATGAACGCAGCCTCCCTCGTGGCGGTCAGCATCGCCGGCGTCATGATCGTTTGCGCCATCCTCCTGATCGCGACCACCATCCGCCTTTCCGCCTTCAGCCGGCGCCGGGAAACCGGAATTATGCGTTTGGTGGGCGCCTCCAAGATGGTCATCCAGCTGCCGTTCATCCTCGAGGGCGTGATCGCTGCCGTCATTGGCGCGGCTCTGGCCTCCGGAACGCTGTGGGCCGTTGCCCATTTCTTCCTCGGCGAGTATCTGTCCAAGCAGTATCCCGACACCGCGTTCATCTCGCCCGGACAGACCCTCATTCTTGCGCCGGCCCTGCTGATCCTTGGCGGATCTTTGGCTGGAATTTCGTCTCTCTTGACCTTGCGCAGATATTTGAAGGTTTAG
- the ftsE gene encoding cell division ATP-binding protein FtsE — MIRFDNVTKVYDQTARPALDDVSLEIDRGEFAFLVGASGSGKSTFLRLVLKEDRASSGAVYVAGQNVAKISSWRVPRLRRGIGVVFQDFRLLPQKNVFANVAFAMQVIGKSRSVIRDTVPEVLKTVGLDGKENRLPHELSGGEQQRVAIARAVVNRPGILLADEPTGNLDPTTSMGIMGVLDKINQNGTTVVMATHDDDIVNEMRKRVVELKNGVVIRDEAKALYTSMIPVVGQSRRLRDASGRDEVPPAAGDRQPGEGEGPR, encoded by the coding sequence ATGATCCGATTCGATAATGTCACCAAGGTCTACGACCAGACGGCCCGGCCTGCGCTGGACGACGTCAGCCTGGAAATAGACCGAGGTGAATTCGCTTTCCTCGTGGGCGCTTCCGGATCCGGGAAGTCCACCTTCCTCCGGCTGGTCCTTAAAGAGGACCGGGCCTCGTCCGGTGCCGTCTACGTGGCCGGACAAAACGTCGCTAAGATCTCCAGCTGGCGCGTGCCCAGGCTCCGGCGCGGAATCGGCGTGGTCTTCCAGGACTTCCGCCTGCTCCCGCAAAAGAACGTGTTCGCCAACGTCGCCTTCGCCATGCAAGTCATCGGCAAGAGCCGCAGCGTCATTCGCGACACAGTGCCCGAGGTCCTGAAAACCGTGGGTCTGGACGGCAAGGAAAACCGCCTTCCGCACGAACTCTCCGGCGGCGAGCAGCAGCGTGTGGCCATTGCCCGCGCGGTCGTCAACCGCCCGGGCATCCTTCTCGCCGATGAGCCCACAGGTAACCTGGATCCCACCACCTCAATGGGGATCATGGGCGTGCTGGACAAGATCAACCAGAACGGCACAACGGTGGTCATGGCCACCCACGATGATGACATCGTCAACGAGATGCGCAAACGCGTGGTCGAGCTCAAGAACGGCGTCGTCATCCGCGACGAGGCCAAAGCACTGTACACCTCCATGATTCCCGTGGTGGGACAGTCACGCAGGCTGCGGGACGCCAGCGGCCGGGACGAAGTGCCGCCTGCCGCAGGGGACCGCCAGCCAGGTGAAGGGGAGGGACCGCGATGA
- the prfB gene encoding peptide chain release factor 2, whose product MANIDFSAEIRALRATYNSIERVSDVEALKEDIAELSERAGEPDLWDDPAAAQKITSRLSHRQSELERLNKLVSRIDDLEVLVELGQDEDDADSMGEAAAELESIRKSLKELEVVTLLSGEYDEREAVVSIRAGAGGVDAADFAEMLMRMYLRWAERHGYPTTVMDTSYAEEAGLKSATFEVKAPYAFGTLSVEAGTHRLVRISPFDNQGRRQTSFAAVEVIPLIESTDSIDIPDNEIRVDVFRSSGPGGQSVNTTDSAVRLTHIPTGTVVSMQNEKSQLQNRAAAMRVLQSRLLLLKKEQEDAEKKAFAGDVKASWGDQMRSYVLNPYQMVKDLRTEHEVGNTSAVFDGEIDDFIDAGIRWRTDNRNAAK is encoded by the coding sequence ATGGCCAATATTGATTTTTCCGCAGAAATCCGCGCCCTTCGCGCCACATACAACTCCATCGAACGCGTCAGCGATGTCGAGGCACTGAAGGAAGACATCGCCGAACTGAGCGAACGAGCTGGAGAGCCTGACCTGTGGGATGATCCTGCCGCCGCCCAGAAGATCACCTCCCGGCTCTCGCACAGGCAGTCCGAGCTGGAACGGCTGAACAAGCTGGTCTCGCGGATTGATGACCTGGAAGTTCTGGTGGAACTCGGCCAGGACGAGGACGACGCCGACTCCATGGGCGAAGCGGCCGCCGAACTTGAGTCGATCCGGAAGTCCCTTAAGGAACTGGAAGTGGTGACGCTGCTTTCAGGTGAGTACGACGAACGCGAGGCAGTAGTGTCCATCCGGGCCGGAGCCGGTGGAGTGGATGCCGCAGACTTCGCCGAAATGCTGATGCGCATGTACCTTCGCTGGGCTGAACGGCACGGGTACCCCACCACGGTAATGGATACTTCCTATGCCGAAGAGGCGGGCCTTAAATCCGCAACATTCGAAGTCAAGGCGCCGTACGCGTTCGGGACACTCAGTGTCGAAGCCGGAACGCATCGACTGGTGCGGATCAGCCCCTTCGACAACCAAGGCCGCCGGCAGACTTCCTTCGCCGCCGTCGAGGTCATTCCGCTCATCGAGTCCACGGACTCCATCGACATTCCGGACAACGAGATCCGCGTGGACGTGTTCCGCTCCTCGGGCCCCGGCGGTCAGTCTGTTAACACCACTGACTCCGCCGTGCGCCTCACTCACATCCCCACCGGCACCGTGGTGTCCATGCAGAACGAGAAGTCCCAGCTCCAGAACCGGGCAGCCGCCATGCGCGTGCTGCAGTCCCGCCTCCTTCTGCTGAAGAAGGAGCAGGAGGACGCCGAGAAGAAGGCCTTCGCCGGAGACGTCAAGGCATCCTGGGGCGACCAAATGCGCTCCTACGTCTTGAACCCTTACCAAATGGTCAAGGACCTCCGCACCGAACACGAAGTCGGCAACACGTCCGCGGTTTTCGACGGCGAGATTGACGACTTTATCGACGCGGGGATCCGCTGGCGGACCGACAACCGCAACGCCGCGAAATAG
- a CDS encoding pilus assembly protein TadG-related protein has product MNTPTASGTVPSGATATSLDPPTQDGQMTVMIIGYVTLALLVVSVVIGISSVYLEHKRLLSLADGASLAAADSYTLGEVGGAGGSPSAFLGSERVRNVASDFVARSPASARFDGLAVTQATGSPDGSTAVVVLSAMVHPPVVNFLVPDGIRIQAASTARSRLSR; this is encoded by the coding sequence ATGAACACTCCCACTGCCTCCGGGACGGTTCCGAGCGGAGCCACCGCGACCAGCCTTGACCCGCCAACACAAGACGGACAAATGACCGTGATGATTATCGGCTACGTGACGCTCGCCTTGCTTGTGGTCAGTGTCGTCATCGGAATCTCCAGCGTCTATCTCGAACACAAGAGGCTGCTGTCCTTGGCCGACGGCGCCTCGCTTGCTGCCGCGGACAGCTACACACTGGGTGAGGTTGGGGGAGCGGGCGGAAGCCCTTCGGCCTTCCTCGGTTCCGAGCGCGTCCGCAATGTGGCCTCGGACTTCGTCGCCCGTTCCCCGGCGTCAGCCCGCTTCGACGGGCTGGCCGTGACGCAGGCGACCGGCAGCCCTGACGGTTCCACCGCTGTAGTCGTGCTCAGTGCCATGGTCCATCCGCCTGTGGTGAATTTTTTAGTGCCGGACGGGATCCGGATCCAAGCTGCATCCACCGCGCGTTCCCGTCTCAGCAGGTGA
- a CDS encoding TadE family protein, whose amino-acid sequence MFFLGIIQLALVLHVRNTLIDAAASGARYGTLADRGASDAQERAAHLIGTSLNGEFAQDISTAEVMFQGMRTLEITIRAPMPVIGLIGPRDLLEVKGHAAIQP is encoded by the coding sequence ATGTTCTTCCTGGGCATCATCCAACTGGCGTTGGTCCTGCACGTTCGCAACACCCTGATTGATGCGGCGGCGTCCGGCGCACGTTATGGAACACTCGCAGACCGCGGCGCCAGCGACGCGCAGGAACGCGCTGCCCACCTGATCGGCACGTCGCTGAACGGCGAATTCGCTCAGGACATCAGCACCGCCGAAGTGATGTTTCAAGGCATGCGAACCCTCGAGATCACCATTAGGGCGCCGATGCCCGTCATCGGGCTAATCGGCCCGCGGGACCTTCTGGAGGTAAAGGGCCATGCCGCCATCCAGCCGTAA
- a CDS encoding type II secretion system F family protein: protein MSGQLAAAMVCGIVLGVGLWLVFVRLPFMRPLTFVERIEPQLKSQNLESRLLRPSSQNATPFGPLERIVRPLLHDGFTALGRLNLGSRALIRRLAQAGINKSPVDFRAEQLLWAAAAFVTALALVVLSAAAGRFSPFLAVVAVLGSGLSGFLLRDFWLGVQISRRQARMMAEFPSLAELMALAVGAGESATGALDRVCRSANGELAKEFSKILAETRAGKPLVEALQEFSAQTDLGPLVRFVDGIVVAVERGTPLADVLRAQAQDVRDTAKRDLMESAGKKEIAMMIPLVFGVLPLTVVFAVFPGIAAISLGL from the coding sequence ATGAGTGGCCAGCTGGCAGCAGCTATGGTTTGCGGCATAGTCCTCGGCGTTGGATTGTGGCTGGTGTTCGTCAGGTTGCCATTCATGCGTCCCCTCACCTTCGTAGAGCGCATTGAACCGCAGTTGAAGTCGCAGAACCTTGAATCCCGGCTGCTCCGGCCCAGTAGCCAGAACGCCACTCCTTTCGGTCCTTTGGAACGGATCGTGCGTCCGCTGCTTCACGATGGATTCACAGCCCTCGGCAGGCTCAACCTTGGGTCAAGAGCACTGATCCGCCGGCTGGCGCAGGCCGGAATCAATAAATCGCCAGTCGATTTCCGGGCAGAACAATTGCTCTGGGCGGCCGCCGCGTTTGTGACAGCGCTGGCACTGGTAGTTCTCTCCGCTGCGGCCGGGCGCTTTAGTCCGTTCCTTGCGGTGGTGGCCGTACTGGGGAGCGGCCTTAGCGGATTCCTCCTCAGGGACTTTTGGTTGGGCGTCCAGATCAGCAGGCGTCAGGCCCGGATGATGGCTGAGTTTCCCAGCCTGGCAGAGCTGATGGCGCTTGCTGTCGGTGCCGGAGAGAGCGCGACGGGAGCCTTGGATCGCGTCTGCCGCAGTGCAAACGGGGAACTGGCCAAGGAATTTTCCAAGATCCTCGCTGAGACCAGGGCGGGCAAACCCCTGGTTGAAGCGCTTCAGGAGTTCTCCGCCCAGACAGACCTTGGCCCGCTCGTGCGATTTGTCGATGGCATCGTCGTCGCGGTGGAGCGTGGAACACCTCTGGCTGATGTCCTGAGAGCACAGGCCCAAGATGTCCGGGACACGGCAAAACGGGACCTGATGGAATCGGCCGGCAAGAAAGAAATCGCCATGATGATACCTCTCGTTTTCGGGGTCCTTCCCTTAACCGTGGTGTTCGCAGTGTTCCCGGGCATCGCTGCCATAAGCCTGGGGCTGTAG
- a CDS encoding type II secretion system F family protein produces MAPLFGVLAGTGLFLIWWSFWEKPTLVKRRPRVSRIGDLLAAAGIEKVTAGGLVASCLGLGIFVALVFVLISRSWPMSVCFGLFGAWLPISVVRWRAHKRTAVLRQLWPDVVDHLRSAIRAGLSLPEALIQLGENGPEELRHIFRDFGADYRAGGQFEGSLNRLKDRLADPVADRIIEALRLTREVGGSDLGKLLGTLAEFLRENARTRSELEARQSWTVNAARLAVAAPWIVMLLLATRPEAVNAYNTPMGAGVLLGGLVVSLVCYSIMLRIGALPQDQRVLR; encoded by the coding sequence ATGGCGCCGCTATTCGGGGTGCTTGCCGGCACGGGTCTGTTTCTTATCTGGTGGTCGTTCTGGGAAAAGCCAACGTTGGTGAAGCGTCGACCGAGGGTCAGCCGCATCGGTGACCTCCTGGCTGCCGCCGGGATCGAGAAAGTCACTGCCGGTGGACTCGTCGCCTCCTGTTTGGGGCTTGGCATTTTTGTGGCGCTGGTCTTCGTCCTAATTTCCAGGTCGTGGCCCATGTCCGTTTGTTTCGGGCTGTTTGGCGCTTGGCTTCCCATCAGTGTCGTGCGCTGGCGCGCGCATAAGAGGACTGCTGTGTTGCGCCAGCTCTGGCCGGACGTGGTGGATCATCTTCGATCTGCCATCCGCGCCGGTCTTTCCCTGCCCGAGGCTCTCATCCAGCTGGGAGAAAACGGGCCGGAAGAACTCCGCCACATATTCCGGGACTTCGGCGCCGATTACCGTGCGGGGGGCCAATTTGAGGGCTCTCTTAACAGGCTCAAGGACCGCCTGGCGGATCCTGTCGCGGACCGGATCATCGAGGCCCTTCGACTGACCCGCGAGGTGGGCGGTTCAGACCTGGGTAAGCTACTGGGCACACTTGCCGAATTCCTTCGCGAGAACGCCAGAACCCGCAGCGAACTGGAGGCCCGGCAGTCCTGGACAGTCAACGCCGCCCGGCTGGCAGTTGCGGCACCTTGGATTGTCATGCTCCTTTTGGCCACCCGCCCGGAAGCCGTCAACGCTTACAACACACCCATGGGGGCAGGAGTCCTCCTGGGCGGTTTGGTGGTCTCCCTCGTCTGCTACTCCATCATGTTGCGCATCGGCGCCCTTCCCCAGGATCAGCGGGTGCTCCGATGA